GCACAAGTTCCCACATTACTTTGGAGTCTTCTGGAAATGTTAAGATGATTTTGAATGTAACCCTCTTTTAAATTACAGAGAATATCAATTGGATATCTATTGGCTTCAGTTTCTGAAATTTGGCTTGCCAATGGTTTGGTGGTGGACTCacatttggcatttgtgcgaaGATACTACATCCAATGGTGAGGTTGGTTTAATCTACTAGCATTTGTAGCAACAGATATTTATGCCGTTGATGTTATACAAGTATTTAAGTTTGCTCAATGGAAAGAGTTTGGAGATTTTTTGTTTTGAGGGGAAGGAAAGAGTTTGGAGATCATCATTGCTTATTTTCTCCAAGATATCGTAAGAGGGTCCTATCATCTGTGCTATAAAACCTTATCtgcatgaagctcatcatgatTCTCGCTGAGTTTTAATAGGTGTGATAGGAAGTAGGACTTCTAGGAAGGTCATTGGGTAAGAATCCACATATTTCAAGTGAAGCAAATGTGAAACCGCTACCAAAAGCTTGAGAAGTTCAGAATAATACATGTTTGTGTTATGACCATGAGCCCACTAGCTACCCAGATATCTTATTGATATACTACTCACTTGTATCATTGTATGCTACCCAAAAcagaatttttttatttcaacATTTGAACAGAAATACGTTCAAGTACAAATTACACATTTAACAATGTCTACCAGTAAATATAACAAATGTTATAATAGAATTAAGAAGGAATTTGTCTTTTGAGTATTGAGTTAACTCTTGTACTACGTTCAAGTACAAATTACCATTTAACAATGTCTACCAGTAAATATAACAAATGTTATAATAGAATTAAGAAGGAATTTGTCTTTTGAGTATTGAGTTAACTCTTGTACAATACTCAAAAGACAAATTCCTTCTTCATTCTATTATAACATTTGTTATATTTACTGGTAGACATTGTTAAATGTGTAATTTGTACTTGAACGTATTTCTGTTCAAAtgttgaaataaaaaaaaattctgttTTGGAAATCCCCGTGTCATTTTTCATGGAAAGACACAGGTGTTAGCAAGAGTTAATTATGTCCTGTATGTAATGTAACTGTAAAAATGACTCAGAGTAACTCATAGCTCAGGAAGCAATCAAGAGATGGCCAAAATCCATTCAACAGTTAGTTATGGCTTATGTAACAATTCACTGTTCAAGATTTGATCTCTGCATTCTTATTTGAAGACAAAGCATAGGTTGCCCGTCTGTTTCAGTAACTGGCACCTTGCAGTTGCAACCACTTGCAATGTTGATGAAGTGGAAACAATAATTATTGCAGTTAACGTAGCAACATCGTGATTTCTCCAATTAAAGTACAAAATAGCTTTTATTTAAACCGACCATTCTCTATTAACTAAACTCTTTTTGATGCCCGGAGACTCCTGATTGTTCTGCTGAGAATTTCATGTGCTAAGTTGCTCAGCATTTCCATGTGTAGGATGGTACCTGTGCTGTTGTGCATTACTTATATTTGCTTGCTTTATGGCCTCAACGTTCCAAGCTGGGAGTTTGACCTTAATGGGGCTAATTCAACACTGTTGCCTTCAGATGTTCAGACTGTGAGTTAAAGTCTCTACACGTagctctttctttctctctgaTAGTTTATGCTGCCAAACTATAtagttttatttaatttgaCTTTCAGTCCTCGGAGAGTATGAATCGTGGTTGTTCTGTGAAAGGAGATATAATGAAGTACTTTTTTTGGTAGTATATAATGAAGTATTGATGGTTAAATTAGacaataagaataataatagaaaaaagACAGCTGAGGAAATTGTATATTGGTATATAGTATTTACCCATTTGAACTATAAGACATACATGAAAAAAATGCTTAGTAGGTTATTATAGAAGGATAATTGATGTAGATGAAGTTTGGACTTCTACGGTAATCATGGTCTCACGAAAGGGAGAAAACATGTAGATGTAATAAAGTTCAATATTTAAAAGCGATTGAGTTCTTTCTCATTGCTGAAGGTAATTTtgaacttgattatgttgcttGTAAACTAGGATTACGAGTGCGAAATAATGAAACAACAATAAAGATAAGCGAATGTAACGACAAGAGAGGAGAGTTTGGGAGTACAGCCCAAAGTTGAGATATTTGGTGCTGATTCTTCTTGAGATCATTGAGGACTTGTTCAAAAGATACTTCAGTCTGTGGGAGACAATTTATTCCGAAAGTGATGGATGTGAAAGATTAGTTTGTTAGCAGATTAACTTTATAGGTTTTAGATGTTTGGGGAAAATCGTCTCTCTCTTGATTATATTTCGCTGTTCTCTTAGACGCCTACCTTTGTGCTTGCTTTGCACTGAAGATGACAGACTCTGGAGTTTGGATATAATTAGTACATTACCTGTGCCCTTTGTGTGGTTTGGTTTCAGAATCAGTAGATACTCCTTTAATCCTTTATTGTTCTTCAGGAGGTTATGGGCTGAGTTCAGTTTGAGGGAAGATGGAAAAAGTTACAGCCCCTTATTAGCTGCTTTTATGACAGTTGGAAGGAAGGGTAGGATGTTTTCTAGAATGTGGATAGCTGCTTAATCTGTCTGCTATTGTGTATTACATGGTTCACTAGGAACTAAAAGGCCAAGGGTGGTGAAAATATTGGTGCTGTTGATTGGATCAAGCAATTCAAGCTGATTAAAGATTAGCGTAGAGGTAGATTTGATGGTAAGGTATGTGCTACGAATTTGGATGAAGAACTTTGGTGTAATGGGTCGAATTCAGTGAAGTCCCCTGGATGTTATCTCGTGTATCTAAACAATGATATTTTCACTATTCCCAACAACAACATTACCCTATTGGCTATTAAAAACCTATCCTGTTAATAGAAAGATTATTTTCTCTTATATAAAAAAGAATTAGAAAGACATTGGATCAAGCAAGTACTTCCTTGATCCATTACACAAGTACTTCCTCAGGGTTTTTTTATTCTATTAATTGCACCATTAGGTTGGAAAAAAAGATTAAGAgagtaattataaaaaatacccATGTGGTaacaaacaaaagagaaaaGGTTTGGTAACAACTAACAAGGGTAAATATAAAATGTGTATCAGGGTAAACTGAGTATTTTGTGTGTGAAATACCAAAAAGCATGTGAAAGCATACCTTTAAaaatggtgcaattaatatCCACCTTCTAACTAAGGGAAGTGGTATTAAAAAAAACTCGAgggaagtatataatatttaagACGGAAGCGGATATAGTTTAATGACCCATTTATATTAATTCCATTATAATTCAAATGTCAAAACTATTAATATGAAGTCATGAAGAAAATGTATTTAAAATATCATATAAGTTAATGCAAAATGTTGTTATGGATGTCTTACCAGACCAACTTGAATACAACCTGCACCTGTTTCATGCTTGGTACTCTCTCTTAGAGATTGCCTCATACTCAATTTTTACTTTATTAAGGCTTGGGAAAAATTGTGCACATAGGTTGGTATTTGGTTAAGTTGGGCACATGAGGAGAAAGATAGAGAGAAAATAAGCAGGAAAACATACCAAAAGAGGTATGCGGAAAACTCAAAGGGACACCCGAATGGCATGTGGGGCGAACTCAAATGGGGCACTAaaaagggatggagggagtattaatatGCAGTATATGTGTAATAATTAGTCTCAAACTCATGTACATGAAATATTAAATACCTGATAGACTAATTAACTCACTTACTAGGAATGTGAAGCTAAGTGCGTCCAATCTCCCAATGAGCTTAGCATATGGTTGTAAGAAAGTGTCATGGGATAGTTTCAAAAGCAGAGTGACATACCAATTTTAGCAAGATGGGGTTGTCTCAACTGGGCTACATCTAGTGGTGTTGTTATGGATTCGATTCATCTTACACATAAAAGTGTCTAACAAAATGAAGCTATAAAGTGAATTGGCTGCCTGAGAAAATTATTCGTGTATTGGTTGTGTGGCAACTCGAAAGTATGTAACCTAGCTCATAGGAGTAATGTTTGTCCAGTGAATAAAGTGTTTTTTGTTTTAGCTTTCTTTCCAAAAATCCTAGAGCATGCTATGTTATCTTTGGATGAGCAATGTTAAGTAAATCACCAGATATTGAACACTCGACCTACTTCAATAATCCAGTGCTAAAAGTTACGACCAGAAAAGTTCATCTTGATTTGATTAGAAGGATATTTCCCTCCTGAAATTGGTGTATAGTTCATGTAAATGTGAAATCTGAACTTTTATAAtgattggaaatttgaaatgcTATTGGAGCTATTGCATGATAAAACATCTTAATCACTTAGTCCACTAGGCGACAAACTTTTCCGTTTCCATTCACTTGCTTGACAAAATAGGGAAATTTATTATTGACGGGAGTTCAAATGGTGTCACTTATACTTGTTTATAGTGTCTTTAAGCTACGCATAACATCTCAATTTGCCAAATAGGTTCAATGTGGAGTAAGAGGTAATCTTGATCCACCTTGCAATTCCGCTGGCTTCATTGACAGACTTTTACTCGGCGAAAGTCATCTGTACCAGCGTCCTGTATACCGAAGAGTGATGGTCTTTTCTCTTAGCCTTAACTGATTAAAATTTACCCTTGTTTTTATTACCTCTGTGTTTATATAACGCTCATGATTGTTACAGGAATGCAGTGTAAATTCTCCAGACTATGGACCTTTGCCACCAAACTCACCTGGATGGTGCCTTGCTCCTTTTGATCCAGAAGGCATATTAAGGTATCTCCCCCCTAGAAGAAAACCCatcaaaagttcaaaacagCTCTTGCATGGACTGTCTGATTCAGTTAGAATGCAATGTTTTTTCTACTTCCAGCTCCTTTTTTCTGGGACTTCATTGCACAAGGACTATAAGAAACCTGTTTAATAGGCACCCTATTGGAAATTTGGAAATCTCATCTCCGGAGCTTCTGTCACCGAAATCTGCTATTATAGGATTTTCCTCTATATCAAGTCCGCTTCCTTTCCCCTCAAGTCCCCTGTGGCCAAAGAAATATGTTATGTTATCTTAGCCACCCTTCCCTCAAGCAGTTTCTCTAATGAGCCTTCTGCCTCTCCTCTTTGCTTCTACTTTCTATTGTTGCACACATTGTTCTTTTTGGAGCTGCTCCTATTTGTTGTATAACTCTACTGCAGAGGGGCTGGGCCTTCTTGGAATGCCATTTTCCGCTGATGTCACTTTTCTGATGCATTCAGCCTGGCTCATTGTATTCAGCTTTGAAAAAGGATGCATTTATAGTCCTTCACTTTGCCAAGTAGGCATCACttaaacactataaatatgtcCATGACTTGAACTCTTTGCTCCTAGTTATTTTTCTGTTTTAGACTTTTAGGGATTCTGCTTGAGACAGTTCTCATGAATGTTTATTCTGTTATCCTTTCAGATATTATTTACAGATTTATTAGAATTAGTTTTTCTTCGATTTATGATGTTGACTTGCTTCTTATCAATGAGGTCCAGCTCATTAATGGCTGCTGTTACATGTTTCGTGGGACTGCATTTTGGACAAATAATTGCACATTTCAAGGTTAGATACATCTTACATGTTAAAATTTGGGAGACGAACTTATGATAGTTATTTTTTATACATCGTTTCtcataatttatgtttcattGGTATAGGATCACTTTCAGAGGATGTTCTTGTGGTCTGTATCTGCTTCCCTTCTTTTAATCTCAGGATATGTTTTGCAGGCTTTAGGCATGTTTTCTTTTATGACTACATTATGTATAAATTGTACAAGCAGAATGCTAAGGTCATTCTCCTTTCTTCCCCCTGTCTGCTCCTATGCTGTTCTGTACATCAACAGTTTTAtccaagatttttttttatacatatacttaaattatacttcgtataacatAGTGCTAATTTTGACAATTGACATGGGCACGGGTTGAGAGGAGTGACCATAGCATTCCGTTTTTGGAAATTACTTTGGGTCCTAATGCATTACTTTATTTTTAGGAATGCCGCTCTCTAAACCACTTTACACGGTAAGCTATATGTGTATCACAGCTGGTGCTTCAGGCCTCATCTTTGTCATCATCTTTTACCTAGTAAGTTATTTTCCTATATAGCAGTTCTGTTTCTCACAGAAATCCTTCATAGAGAATGGTATTATATCCTTCTTCTGGTTTAAGTTGGTGAACACCAAAGGTGGATAAAAATCAAATGCTCTCTCTTTCTCATTTTGTCCCCTTTCCATCTTACACAAATTTGTTGCATGTGCAGCATGATTTATCTGCCGCAAATTAAAATACTTCATAATTAATATAGCCTAATTCTAGGTTTATGAGTCCAACAATATTTGTTGATAGCCCAACAATAATTCTAGTTAGGGATAGCACAACAATACTTGGTACAAGGAACACTTTGTCATCAATTGTGTTCATTTTCATGTCTTacaggaccttattacttatccAAGAAAAAGTTGTGCAGTACTTTGTTAACAAAAAATTTGTACTACCTCAGTCTTTTTTGGTTTAATTCACTTTCCGTTTAGGGTTGTCTTTTTGGTTAAACCCACttttactttattccatttttggcAAACCCGCTTTGTTATCCAACCCTTTTacccccacaatatttacacCTTTCCACTCATTCTATCTTACTTTATTCACCTTTTCTTTTACGCACAtacctttttattttctttctcttattttatccatgtttttcttacacccacttAAGGGTGCAAACGAGCCGAAACTCTCAATAAACTACTCGTGTTTGGGCTCGGCTAaagctcgttcatgttcgtttatttaataatacGTCGAGCTTGAACACCTTTTGAAACTCgtttaataaacgagcttgaacatgtTACATATGTATGCTcattcatttaagttcatgaatAACTTGTTTATTTACGTTCATGAACAAGCTTGTCTATTTATGTTAATCAAATTTGTCATATATATTTGTTTTGTTACGGGTAAAATTCATATGTTGACTTTAACATCCAAAAAGTTATCAtggaataaaaattttaaaattgaatttaaattgCTAAATTAGTGCACATtccaaattatgttttcaaacggGTTAAACTCTAAAACGCAAAAATTGTTTAAGAAAAAAGCTCGTTTATGAActcggctcgattaataaaCGAGACGTTCATGTACACAAAATCTCTAACCGAGCTTGAACAGATTTCTGAGCTCGGTTGAAAACTCGGGCACGGACTCGAGATCGCCTAAATTAAATaaacacgaacacgaacaaggtAGTACTCAGCTCGGCTCATTTGCACCCCTACACCCACTCACCTTTTCCAATTTTTTCTTAAATTACGTAGCTAGAGTCGGACAGAAAACCGGCCGCAGTATGTGGGTCTATCATATAACTATTGTTAAGATACTTCCCATTTCTTACTTTTCAGGCTGATGTCAAACGTATTAGGAAGCCTGTCATATTACTGCAATGGATGGGGATGAATGCTCTTCTCATATATGCTCTGGCTGCTTGCGAGATATTTCCTGTTGTTCTGCAAGGATTCTATTGGGGTTCGCCTGAAAACAACTTGGTAACTTACCCTTATTTCCCAACATTTTTCATAATTGTACTCTCACATCATTTCCTGTTAGTATATTAATGGTTATAAAGGTTTGACAACTATTAATAACTTAGGTAGTGATTGGCAAACTCCCAAACAACtaattttccttatttttttttgaaaaataattaaaaaaatagttaGGTTTAAGCAGGGGCTAATCGGGTTAGTTAGGGGTTAATTAGGTTATTTAAAGGTTAATATGTAAGGGAGTTGACGTCCGTTAGTCAGTAAGGGAATTTTGTTCATTTGTTAAAAAATCAGGGTATTTTGTGCATTTTTACAAACCtaaagggtatttggtgcatttctgAAAAGGTGAGGGTATTTGTGCATTTTgttaaacctcaggggcatttcatgaaataaccGTTTGTTCGCTGACAAAATAATAGAACATATTATTAGCTTAAAAAGTACAAGCTGTCCTCCAATCAGAAATCTAAATTACAGATTATGCCAATTTCTAAATTGCGCCACTACACCTCTTTCCCCTTATCCTTACCAAACCCAACAAA
This Spinacia oleracea cultivar Varoflay chromosome 6, BTI_SOV_V1, whole genome shotgun sequence DNA region includes the following protein-coding sequences:
- the LOC110794420 gene encoding uncharacterized protein isoform X1 gives rise to the protein MKRLYSQVSTTSGATAMAEEREIQTPLLQNSPSSSTSEIQRHIEDEILPFSPSEVPESEPHDVITSSSSVARKNQRLVSLDVFRGLTIALMILVDDAGGAFPSINHSPWFGVTIADFVMPFFLFIVGFSVGLVFKKTDSKSTATKKVIIRVIKLFLLGIFLQGGFFHGRKKLTYGVDVKKIRWLGVLQRISIGYLLASVSEIWLANGLVVDSHLAFVRRYYIQWMVPVLLCITYICLLYGLNVPSWEFDLNGANSTLLPSDVQTVQCGVRGNLDPPCNSAGFIDRLLLGESHLYQRPVYRRVMECSVNSPDYGPLPPNSPGWCLAPFDPEGILSSLMAAVTCFVGLHFGQIIAHFKDHFQRMFLWSVSASLLLISGYVLQALGMPLSKPLYTVSYMCITAGASGLIFVIIFYLADVKRIRKPVILLQWMGMNALLIYALAACEIFPVVLQGFYWGSPENNLVDGTESFLQEVLSSKNWGTFAFVLLEIIFWGLVAGLLHMKRIYVKL
- the LOC110794420 gene encoding uncharacterized protein isoform X2; translation: MILVDDAGGAFPSINHSPWFGVTIADFVMPFFLFIVGFSVGLVFKKTDSKSTATKKVIIRVIKLFLLGIFLQGGFFHGRKKLTYGVDVKKIRWLGVLQRISIGYLLASVSEIWLANGLVVDSHLAFVRRYYIQWMVPVLLCITYICLLYGLNVPSWEFDLNGANSTLLPSDVQTVQCGVRGNLDPPCNSAGFIDRLLLGESHLYQRPVYRRVMECSVNSPDYGPLPPNSPGWCLAPFDPEGILRSSSLMAAVTCFVGLHFGQIIAHFKDHFQRMFLWSVSASLLLISGYVLQALGMPLSKPLYTVSYMCITAGASGLIFVIIFYLADVKRIRKPVILLQWMGMNALLIYALAACEIFPVVLQGFYWGSPENNLVDGTESFLQEVLSSKNWGTFAFVLLEIIFWGLVAGLLHMKRIYVKL